The following nucleotide sequence is from Brachyspira suanatina.
CCTTTTATAGAAAGAGAAAATCCAAAACTAATAGCTGTAGAAGCTGGCGGAATAAGTATGAATCTTGGAGAGAATGCTATTAGAATGACAAATCCTCATGCTAAAGATGTTGCTGCTCAGGGATATATGAGTAAATTTATTTTAAAAGAAGACGGAGAAATATCTGAAACTATGTCTATATCTGCAGGACTTGATTATCCTGGAGTTGGTCCTCAGCTTGCATATTTAGGAGAGTCTGGAAGAATAGAATTCACTTATGCTACAGATAAAGAAGCAATAAACGCTGTAAAAGAATTTGCTAAAAATGAAGGTGTTATATTTGCATTAGAAAGTGCCCATGCTGGTGCTAAGGCTATAGAATATGCCAAGCAATATAGTAAAGATGATGTTATTATAGTTAATATGTCAGGAAGAGGAGATAAAGATATATTCATAACCTCTCCTATTTTCAGACCTGATAAATGGAAAGAATTCTTAAAAAGTGAATTGGAAAGATTAGAGAAAAATATAGACATTCACAAATTTTAACCTCACAATTATATATTTTTTATTTATAGGTTTTTGTTTATTATTATTTAATATTCAAAAACCTATTTTTTATGATTTTAAATAAAAAAATAATATCAATAGTATGAATGATAAATATTCATACATAACTATTTATTCTTTATGAAAAGATTTTATTTTATAAAAACTAATAATACTATATAGATAAGGAACATATTTTTATCAATATATTCTTGTAATAGTAAGTTTGTATACAATGAATATTCAGAAAAATTACTCGCATAATACATCAATTAGATATCAAATACTTTTATAATGTATGAGTATAATTAAGTTTCATAGAAAATAATATATTAAAAAAATATTTTTATTTAGAAATAACTTTTCCATCTATATTAGAAAAATGAACATTACCAAAATCTCTGCTGTCATAACCATAATCCCTATTATCAGAAAGTACAAAATATTCATTATAACCTATTATATAAGGGCTGAAATTATCTCTTGTGGACACTTCAGCATCTAATATCCTGCCGTCAAATTCCACATTAGCCCAAGGCTCATTGAGAACTTCTCCGTTTATATAAACAACCTTATTCCTTATTTCTATAGTTTCATTAGGAAGTCCAACAACTCTTTTTATTAAATATCTAGTATTTGAGATATTAACATTTCCAAAAGTTATAAAATAAACAAAGTATGAAACAAATCTTTTTAAAAAGAATTCTTTTTCAGTTCTAGGATCTATTATAAATACAATATCTCCCCTTTTAGGCCTTGAAAAAACAATAGTTTTTCCTGTAAGAGATGATACAAAAGGTTTCAATGCAATACCATATCTTAATTTAGATGTTATTAATATTTCATTAGGTTCTATAGTATTCATCATAGTAGAACTTTTCATTCTATCAATTCTTATAAATAAAGTAAAAATACCAAATAAAACAAAAGCAATAATAAATCCTAATATCAATCTAGCAACTACCCTATAAAGAAGGCTATTGCTTCTATAATATATAAAAATAAAAGGTTTTAATACAGCCTTGAGTGCATTAATTTTTTCTTTTTTTAATTCTTCTCTATCATAAGAATAATTCATCTATAATTGATGACCTCTGTAATTAAAATAAATTTTTTATGATTTTTTAGCCTGATGTTCGCTATTTTCTAAAGCAGCAGGAACAGCAGGAACTACAATATATCCGTATTCACCGCTTCTGCATAAATTCATTATTACTTCATTATCCAATGTAGGACCTTGAACATCTTCTCTTAAATATTCAGGTAAATCTATAACATGATATAAAGGATCAATACCATCAACATTAACTTCAAATAATCCTTCTATAAATTCTAAATCTTTATTTAATCTATCTAACATTTCATTTTTTTGATTTTCTTCTATTCTTAATCTTGTTTGATATAAAAGAGCTTCTAATTCTTCTCTGTCTGTAGTCATTATTATATCCTTAAAAATTATAATTATAAACATAATATACTATAATCAATAATTTTTCAATAGTTTATATATTTTTTTAATATCATTTATAATACTGCAAAATCACTAAAAATTATAAATTTTATATTTTAGGTATTTAAATTTTGTGTAAAAAGATGTATCATTTTTTTTAAAATTAATTAACATAATATTAAATTAATAAGTAAAAAATATACTAAAAAATACCGTTATTTATACTATTGATAAAAATTTTTTGTTAATATAATATTAATAATAATTCTTAAGAGGTAAAAGGTTTATTTATGAATTTTTTAGAAATAGAATTAAATAAAGATAAAAAAATAATAAGCGAAGATTTTAAATATAGGAAAAGATTAATAGTAGTATTTATAATATCAATATTGGTTGCTGCTTTATTATTAATAAGATTATTCTATTTACAAATAATACAAAATGAGCATTATGACAGTTTAGCAAGAAACAATAAAGAACAAATAATACCTATAGATGCATATCGAGGAGAAATTTACGATAGAAATGGTGTTATAGTAGCAGAAAATATCAAAACATACACAATGTATATGATACCTGTTTATTTACCTAAAAATTATTTTGAAAGAGAAGAATTATTATACAGAGTTTCTAAAGTATTTAATATAGATTTAGGACATATAAAATCAAGTTTAGAAAAAGTATCAAAAAACAGCTATGAATCAGTAGAGATATCAGAAAATATATCTATGTCTCAAATGAGTTATTTGGCTGAAAGATCTGAAGAGTATCCTGGAGTATATTATGGAAGTAAGTCCATTAGGCATTATCCTCTTGGTGAAACAATGACGCATGTATTGGGATATATAGGAAACATATCTCAGGAAGAATTTGAAAGCAAACAGGCTGAAGGATACAGAAGAAACAGTGTAATAGGTAAAGAAGGAGTTGAACAATTTTACGATAAAGAACTTAGAGGAATAGACGGTTATGAGCAATGGATAGTTGACTCAAGAAACAGAGTAAAAGAAACTATAACTCCAGCAATAGGAAAGCCTATACCGGGAAAAAAACTCATATTAAGTATAGATTCTAAAGTACAGAAAGATGCGGAAGATTTAATAAAAGGACAGGTAGGAACTATAATAGTATCAAAACCTACTACAGGTGAAATACTAGCTATGGTAAGTTCTCCTTGGTATGATCCTAACATCTTTATAGGTAAAATAGACAGACAAAAATATGCAGAACTTATAAATAACCCAGCAAACCCATTCTGGAATAAAGCTATAAGAGGAAGATATCCTCCGGGGTCTACATTCAAGCTTGTAACTGCTGTAGGTGCATTAACTGAAAAAAGAATAGGAGTTAATACTACAAGATACTGTGGAGGCGGTATGCTTCTTGAAAATAGATTCTATAGATGTACAGGACAGCATGGCTATGTAAATATGTATAAAGCTATTCAGTTTTCATGCAACACATATTTCTATAACCTAGCTTATGAATTAGGACCTAATTTCATTAAAAGATATGCTGAAATGTTAGGTTTCGGTGATACTACAGGCATAGATTTACCAGGTGAAAAGGTTGGTGTTGTTCCTAGTGCTGATTGGAAAAGAAGAAAAATTGGGGAGTATTGGTGGGATGGTGATACTATTCAATACGTTATGGGACAAGGATATATGTCTGCTACTCCTATAGCTGTACATATGGCTACTTCAGCTATAATAAATGACGGAGTAATGTACAGACCTCATGTTGTTAAAGAAATAAGAAGTTCTCAAACAGATGAACTTATATACAATAATGATAAAGTAATAATAAAGAAATTAGATATAGATAAGAATATATTTACAGTAGTAAAAGAAGGTATGAGAATGGCTGTAACAGGAGGTACTGCTAGAAATGGTGCTTGGTCTCCTAATATTAAATTAGCTGCAAAAACAGGTACAGCTCAAAACGCACAAGGTAAAGACCATACTTGGGTGACAATATTCGGACCTTATAATCCTAGACCTACTGATGATATGATAGCCGTTACAGTTATGCTTGAGCATAGTGGTGGTGGCGGCGGTACTACTGCTGGCCCTATTGCTACTGCAATGCTTCGTTCTATATTAGGCGGAGAGGATGCTGTAGAAGCTAGAAACGTTATTTATGCTAGAATGCAGTATATATATCAACAGATAAGACTTGCAAGAGAAAAAATGAGAGCAGAGGCAGAAGCTCAGGAAAACGGAGAAACTTTAGAAAATATTAATGGGGAACAGCAAAAACAAGAAGAAAAAACTGAAGAAGACGAGAGGATAAAATATGAATGATAAAAAAGAATTAAAAAAATTATTTGTCTTCGATTGGAAAATATTAGCAGCTGTTATATTTTTAATGGTTACTGGGGCTATAGCGGTATATTCTTCTACATATTCTCCAGAATCTGGAAAAACTAGCTGGATGTTTTTGAAATTTATATTTTTCTGCGCCACAGGTATAGTATTAATATTTATAAGTATGTTTATAAATTATACTAAATTAGCAGAACATAGAATGTCTTTATATATACCTATGCTTGGAGTTCTTATTCTAGTTTTAATACCTGGAGTAGGAACTACAGTAAACGGCAGCAGCAGCTGGTTATTTGGTATGCAGCCTTCAGAATTTGGTAAAATAGTAGTTATAATATTCCTAGCAGGTTATTTAGATCAAATAGGAGATAGAATAAAAGAGATTAAATATTTTGCTTTAGCTGGACTTTTTATTTCAATACCTATAGGATTAGTATTGCTTCAACCTGACTTGGGTACTGTACTTGTATATTGTTTTATAGTATTCATAATGCTTTTTGTGGGCGGCGTTCCTACAAGATATATTATAGCTTTAATAAGTATAGGTGTTATAGGACTTTCAATACCTATGTTTCTTGAATATAAAAGAATGTCTGATGATATAGATAATATTTTATTTAACTTCTTATCTCAAAGAATATATATAGGTTATTTAGCAGGTATATTTTTATTTGTATCGGCTCTACTCCTTACATTGAATTTCTATATGAATAGTAAATATGTAGGATTATTAGCATTTACTTTCTTTGTATTATTCTTATGTATGGGAGCAGCATTAACTTTTGACATAGGATTAAAAGAGTATCAAAAGCAAAGATTATTAGTATTTATGAACCCTCAATTAACCAGATTAAGTTCAGGTTATAATATTATACAATCTCTTATAGCTGTTGGAAGCGGAGGATTATTTGGAGAAGGATTTTTGAATGGAAGTCAGTCACAATTAAACTTCATTCCGCAGCAGGTAAATGACTTCATATTCTCAAATATATGTGAAGAATGGGGATTTATAGGAAGTGCTTTAGTAGTTTTAGCTTATGCTGTTATATTTATAAGAGGAACAATGGCTGCATATTTTGCTAAGGATAGACTCGGAGCTTTGATAGTGTCAGGAGTTATAGCTATGTTCTTATGCCATGTTATTATTAATATAGGAATGGTTGTGGGAATGATGCCTATCACAGGATTGACTTTGCCTTTTATAAGCAGCGGTGGTTCATCTATATGGACTTTTGCAATATCAATAGGTTTAATATTTAATGTAGAAGCAAGAAGGTATGTTCATTAAAAGTTTGAGTTATGAAAAATAATATTTTGACAGAAAAAATTTTAATTGTAGATTCTAATATAGACTATGCTAAATTCCTTCAGAATTTTTTGAAAGAATCAGGATATTTATCATACATAGCTTTATCTTATGAAGAGGCTATTAATATGTCTTATGATAAAATACCTGACTGTATATTAGTTGATTATATGCTTCCTAATGCCGGAGCATGCCGACTTTCACAGCACATAAAAAATGATAATATATTAAAAAATATCACTATACTTTTTTTAACAGCAACTAACAGCAAATCTGAATTTCTAAAAGCGTATGAATGCGGTGCGGATGGTTTTTTCTTAAAGTCATTAGATACAGATATTCTATTATCAAAAGTTAAATCATATATAAGATTAAAAAAAGTTATAGAATCTAATATAATGTATATGAATATGTTAAAACAGGATATTGAATATGCATCAAAATTGCAGAAATCCATACTCTCTTATGGAAATACTTCAATACCTAAAAATGATATATCTATTTTTCATTATGCTCCTAATGAGGTTTCCGGAGATTACAGCGGAATAAAGAGTATTAATGATGGTTGGTACGCCATACTTTTAGCAGATGTTTCCGGACATGGTGTAGCTGCCAGTATGCTTACTATATTAATAAAATCTTTTTTTGATTCACATATTGTAACTAATTCTCATAATACTTCTCCTTCCAATTTTATAAAAGAGTTAAATCAATTCTTTATAGAAGAAAATTTTGATAAAAATCTATTTGCCTCTGTATTTTATGCTACATATAATAATGAAACAGGAGAATTAATATGTTCATCTGCAGGATCTCCTAGGCCGCTATTTAAATCTAAAGATGAAATACAGGAAATTGATATAGGCGGCCCTTTAATTGGAATGACAGAAGATATTGAATACACTGAAACTAAAATACAATTAAATCATAATGATATATTGTTCATATTCACAGATGGTGCTTATGAAATATTTGATAAAGATGGTAAAATGTTTGGAGATGAACTTTTAAAAAATGTATTCATAAAACATTCACATAAAGATGTTAATGTAATAAAAGACAGTATAATAAAAGAATTAAAATCATTTTCAGATAATATATTATCAGATGATATAAGTATGATAATACTAAGAAGAACTAATTAAATAAAAAGACAAATCATACATTATCAATCAATATAAAATATATTATATCACAATAACTGCATCTTTTTATAAAAAATCAAATTTTATTTACATATTTAATTGACATGTAAAAATATTTTTCTATACTAAGTTAATAAATGGAGTATAGGAGTATGTAAATGAACAATGAAGTAAAAGTAACACACACATTAGCAGACCCTTCGCCGTATGGTTTATTTGGTCTTGCTGTAATCACATTTGTAGCATCCACACAAAAATTGGGTATTACTACAGGTGTATCAGGTCTCATACCTTGGGCTATATTTTTAGGATGTATTCCTCAATTTGTAGCAGCCATTGTTGACTTTAAAAAAGACAATGTATTTGGGGCAACTGTATTCGGAGCTTTCGGAGTATTTTGGTTTGCAGTGGCATTTATTTGGCTTACATCTATGGGAGTATTTGGAGAAGCTATGAAAAATTCTCTTGATATGAAGCAATTTGGTGTGGTATGTATAGGATATTTATTTCTTGTAGGTGCTTTAACTTTCGGCGCTGCTGAAGCTCATAAAGTTTTATTCTTTATATTTCTTGCTGTAGATGTATTACTTATAGCTATGGCTTTAAATTATTTAGGAATAGCCCCTAAAGAAACTCAACTTATAGCTGGAATAGCTGAATTTGTTACTGCTTTAATAGGTTTTTATGGATGTGCTGCCGGAGTATTAAATAAAAACTTAGGAAGAGTAGTATTACCTGTTGGAAAACCTCTAGGAATATTCAAAAAATAGTATAGTAAAAAAGGTCATATAAGGTCATATATAGTAATTATATATGGCCTTTTTTATATAATATTTTTATCTAAATAATAAAAAAATATGATAACTAAATATTTTATTATTACGATAATAATTATGATAACAAAATATTAGTTGACATATTATTGTTTTTTCTATATTATGTTATTATAATATTTATCTATTGCAATAAGGTGATTAAAGGTTATGAAATTAAAAATAGGAATTTTAACTATAGTAAACTTAATAGCATTTATAGCACTATTATATATGTTTGATATATTCGGTGTTGTTAATTATTATACTTTAATGCGTAATAAAATAGCACCAAATGTACCAGGTTTTTTAACAAAATTCACTCAAAAACCTAGAGTAGAAGATATGACTCTTTTAGCAAGAGAAGATCTAAATAAAATGAGAGAGTCATTCAACTTAAGAGAAAAAGATTTGCAGGCTCAGGAGTCTTTAATAGCAAGCAGAGCAATAGAATTGAATACTCAATCTGAATTGATAGAACAAGACAGACAAAATCTTTTAAATGCTTGGTCTAATTATCAAGCTACTATGGACGAGTCTTCTCAGTATCAATTAGTATTGACAGATTTAGCTAATAAAATCAATAGTATGCCTCCTCAAAACTCTGTTGCTTTACTTAATCAGTTAGCTGCTAATGGATCTGATGATTTGATCATAGATGTATTATTAGAAATGGACTCTATAGCTGCTGCTGAAGGCAGAAATAGTACAACTTCTTATCTTTTGAGCTTGATGGATCCGAATGTTGCTGCTAGAATATTAGAGAAATATGAAGCAAGATCTAATCCTGGAAATAATACAGTACCTTCTTCACCTAATGACTTCCCTAATTATTTACCTGATGAGATGAATAATGACGCTATGCTTAATGAAGGCATAATGGATATGGGAGCATAAAACTTTATATTAAAAATAATGAGCCGTTTCTAAATATTTAGAAGCGGCTTTTTTATTTTAACTGAATTTAATAAATTAATATTGACAAATAAAGGCTTATAGGGTATAACTTCATTTATGATAATTGGAGGTTTTTATATATGCTAAGATTAGCATTAATGTTTGTTATATTATTTTCTTTTAATCTTTATTCTCAAAATATTGATGATAAGCCTATGAAAATAAATAAAAATTACTTCACTGATGATGGTAATTTGAAAAACAATAGGAATTTATCTGTTTATGCCATTAGGAAAATTAGATTCACAGATAAATCATCTTATGAAATGATAATATTAAAAAATAATTATTGGTATTATTACAGTCTATTTCAAATAGAACAAAACAATAAATACAATTATATCGGAACTATTGCTTTTAAAAGTTTTAATCAAACAGAAGGACTTGTTGGAAATATAGTTTATAAAGATAATTTCTTCACTGTAGAGCATACTGTTATGTCTAATCTAAAAATGTATATAACATTCAAATATAATGATGACAAAAAAATATATTTAGATAAAGCTAGCATGATTGTAGAACTTGTTGATAATAGCAGCACAGCAAATACTAATGAAACAACAACTACTGCTAAACAGGTTAATGGTAATGTAGTACCTAATAAGATTTTATACGAAGATGTTACAATGGATATGATATCAAAATTATTGAGTCTTGATTTATAATTATATTTTGGAAATAATTAATTATTAAAAGATAGATATATAATAAAAAATACAATATCAAAATCATTAAATATAGAGCTGTAATAGTATGAGAGCATTTTTAGCATTAAACTTAAATCAAGAAATAAAAAATAAATATTCTAATATACTTAGAATAAATGAAAATATAGCAGAATTAAAAAAAGTATCAAAAGATAAAATGCATATAACATTAGCATTCTTTGATAATATAAAAGAAGAACAAATAGAATTAATAAAAAAAGAAGTGATAAACTCCTCACCTACTCCATTTAATATAAACTTTGAAAATATTTCTTACTTTACAAATAAATTCAAAGACATAAATGTAATATTTGTAAAAGCAGTAAGCGAGGAATTAAAAAACTATGTAAAATCTTTAAGAAGCAATTTATATAATATAAAAAATCTTAAATACGACAGAAAAGATTTTAAATCTCATATCACATTAGCAAGAGTTAAAAAAGTTTATGATAATGAAAAATTAAAAGAAAATATTGAAGAAACAGAATTTACTCCATTATCTTTTATAGCCGATTCTATCACTTTATATTCAAGCGACTTTTACAATTATACAGAAATTTTCACTATCAATTTTTAGTTATAACATAATTATTCTATGATATAGCTGTCAACTATCTCACCATAATAAGCAATATGATAATCTTTATTAGAACCGTAGAAACTGCTTTCAACATCTTGAGGATAGAAAGATTTTTTAATACTATCAGGTATTTGTAAATCATCTTGTTTTTGTTTGTATATAACCTTACATTCAAGAGTCAAAGGAAGTTCTTTTAATCCAGGAACAGAAACTATATTAGAATCTTCTAAAGTTAAATTAAGTTCTTTAATTTTATCTGCATTAAGTCCTGATTTAGTGCCGCATACTTTTATGATATTTCTATCTATATTATCAACAGGAATATTCACTGTAAACTCAGAATTTTCATCTAATAGTTTTCTTGTATATCTATTCTCTCTTATAAAGATTATAAATATATTTTTATTCCATTCTATTCCCAAACATCCCCAAGAAACAGACATACTATTTACTTTTTCATTAGATTTAGTTGTTATTAGAACACCTTTTTTTACTTCTTTAAGTATATGGCTTGCATAATCTAAAACATCTATTTTCTTTTTCATTTCAATTACACTCCTTAAAAATTAGAAAAATTGTATAATAAATAATATAAAAAACAATGCATTAAATAAATATTTTTTGAAATTTAATATTATTTACATTTTTGTCAATTAAAGTATAATTAAAAAAATAAACATAATATTTAATAATTATAAAGGCAAATTAATTTATGAATAAAATAAATAGAATATATATAGGCTATCCTCCATTTGAAAGCGACAGAGGAGTAGCATTATTATCACAGAACAGACAATTTCAATGGTTCAAAAGCCCTACATATATTTATCCAGTTGTTCCTGCAACTGCTGCAACTATGATTAAAAATGCAGGTTATAATGTAGATTTCATTGATGCTATAGCTAGAAATATGACTACTAAAGAATGGTATCAATATTTAGAAGCAAATACACCTGATTTATTATTCTTTGAAGTTAAGACTCCTGTTATATATAAAGCTTGGAAAATAGTTGATGATTTGAAAGAAAAATATCCTAATATGATTGTTGTTATTGCTGGAGATCATGTTACTGCTATGCCTGATGAAACAATGAATAACTGTAAAGTGGATTATTTACTTACAGGCGGAGATTATGATTTCTTGCTTTTAAATTTAATAGAATATTTAAATGGAAAAGCTCAATTAGAAAAAGGCATATATTACAGAGAATCAAATACTATAAAAAATACAGGATTCTTTGAATTAAGACATGATTTAAAAAGCCTTCCATTCATAGACAGAGATTTGACTCAGTGGCAAAGATACGCTTATGATAATGGAAACTTCAAACGCATACCAGGAACTTATATAATGGCTGGAAGAGACTGCTGGCATCATAGATGTACCTTCTGTTCTTGGACTGGCATATATACAAATTTCCGTGCTAGAACCGCTGAAAATGTTGTTGATGAAGTAGACTTTCTTTACAATAAATATAATATAAGAGAGATAATGGACGATACAGGTTGTTTTCCTGTAAAGAAATGGCTTAATGATTTCTGTAATTATATGATAGATAAGAAGCTTAATAAAAAAGTTAATATTGACTGCAATATGCGTTTTGGAGCTTGTAATGAAGATGAATACAGACTAATGAAAAAAGCAGGATTCAGATTTTTATTATTTGGTTTAGAATCTGCAAGTCAAAATACATTAGACAGACTCATAAAAGGAAATAAAGTTGAAGAAATACTTCCCTCTTGTAAAGCAGCTTCTGATGCAGGACTTTCTCCACATATTACAGTAATGCTTGGATATCCTTGGGAAACTGAAGAAGATATTGAAAAAACTTATGAGCTTACTAAAAAACTTCTTCTAAAAGGTTATGCTAAAACAATGCAGGCAACAATAATAATTCCATATCCTGGTACTGAATTATTTAATCAATGCAAAAGAGAAAATTGGCTTACTACAGAAAATTGGGAAGATTATGATATGCGTACTGCTATAATGAAAACTAATGTAGGAGAAGAAAAAATAAAATGCTGGATACAAAAACTTTATAATCTTAGTTTTACTCCTCAATTTTTAATGCATAAGGTATTATCCATTAGAGATTTAGATGATATAAAATATTATTTAAGAGCATTTAAAAAAGTATCAAAAGGGCATTTAAAAGATTTTTCTTAAATATTATAAAGCTATGATTTTTATATATAATAAATATCATAGCTTTAATTTTATATTTATTACTCTTTTATATATTTATATACAGCTAAAACTTCATCGCCCCATATTTTAACAGCATTTTGCGGTATAGGTTTATTTTTTCCTTCTTTTACATCCTCCCATTTTCCCTCAAAAAAATACATATCTCTATTATAAATAAAATATGTTAATTTTGCATTTTCATTCATATTCCATTTATCACTAATTCCATACATATCTGAGGCTAAATTATAAAGCTCTGCGATAGTAGAAAGAGTTCTTATGCTGCCTAAAGAAAACTCATTACCATTCGCATCTTTGATTATAGCCTCCATTAAATTCTTATGATTATCATAACTATACTGTTTCATATATAGATTTACAGATCTTACAATTTGAAGCGAGAAAGCAACACTCACTAAAATGGCCAATATAGGTAAAATAGTTTTTAATTTTATTAATTTACCTTCTTCTATATTCTTTATACAAATTAACATAGGTACAAAAGATAAAGCAAACACATTATAAATATAATGAAAAGTACCCGGCTTTGATTTAGCTATAA
It contains:
- the lepB gene encoding signal peptidase I yields the protein MNYSYDREELKKEKINALKAVLKPFIFIYYRSNSLLYRVVARLILGFIIAFVLFGIFTLFIRIDRMKSSTMMNTIEPNEILITSKLRYGIALKPFVSSLTGKTIVFSRPKRGDIVFIIDPRTEKEFFLKRFVSYFVYFITFGNVNISNTRYLIKRVVGLPNETIEIRNKVVYINGEVLNEPWANVEFDGRILDAEVSTRDNFSPYIIGYNEYFVLSDNRDYGYDSRDFGNVHFSNIDGKVISK
- the gatC gene encoding Asp-tRNA(Asn)/Glu-tRNA(Gln) amidotransferase subunit GatC, which gives rise to MTTDREELEALLYQTRLRIEENQKNEMLDRLNKDLEFIEGLFEVNVDGIDPLYHVIDLPEYLREDVQGPTLDNEVIMNLCRSGEYGYIVVPAVPAALENSEHQAKKS
- the mrdA gene encoding penicillin-binding protein 2, whose product is MNFLEIELNKDKKIISEDFKYRKRLIVVFIISILVAALLLIRLFYLQIIQNEHYDSLARNNKEQIIPIDAYRGEIYDRNGVIVAENIKTYTMYMIPVYLPKNYFEREELLYRVSKVFNIDLGHIKSSLEKVSKNSYESVEISENISMSQMSYLAERSEEYPGVYYGSKSIRHYPLGETMTHVLGYIGNISQEEFESKQAEGYRRNSVIGKEGVEQFYDKELRGIDGYEQWIVDSRNRVKETITPAIGKPIPGKKLILSIDSKVQKDAEDLIKGQVGTIIVSKPTTGEILAMVSSPWYDPNIFIGKIDRQKYAELINNPANPFWNKAIRGRYPPGSTFKLVTAVGALTEKRIGVNTTRYCGGGMLLENRFYRCTGQHGYVNMYKAIQFSCNTYFYNLAYELGPNFIKRYAEMLGFGDTTGIDLPGEKVGVVPSADWKRRKIGEYWWDGDTIQYVMGQGYMSATPIAVHMATSAIINDGVMYRPHVVKEIRSSQTDELIYNNDKVIIKKLDIDKNIFTVVKEGMRMAVTGGTARNGAWSPNIKLAAKTGTAQNAQGKDHTWVTIFGPYNPRPTDDMIAVTVMLEHSGGGGGTTAGPIATAMLRSILGGEDAVEARNVIYARMQYIYQQIRLAREKMRAEAEAQENGETLENINGEQQKQEEKTEEDERIKYE
- a CDS encoding FtsW/RodA/SpoVE family cell cycle protein: MNDKKELKKLFVFDWKILAAVIFLMVTGAIAVYSSTYSPESGKTSWMFLKFIFFCATGIVLIFISMFINYTKLAEHRMSLYIPMLGVLILVLIPGVGTTVNGSSSWLFGMQPSEFGKIVVIIFLAGYLDQIGDRIKEIKYFALAGLFISIPIGLVLLQPDLGTVLVYCFIVFIMLFVGGVPTRYIIALISIGVIGLSIPMFLEYKRMSDDIDNILFNFLSQRIYIGYLAGIFLFVSALLLTLNFYMNSKYVGLLAFTFFVLFLCMGAALTFDIGLKEYQKQRLLVFMNPQLTRLSSGYNIIQSLIAVGSGGLFGEGFLNGSQSQLNFIPQQVNDFIFSNICEEWGFIGSALVVLAYAVIFIRGTMAAYFAKDRLGALIVSGVIAMFLCHVIINIGMVVGMMPITGLTLPFISSGGSSIWTFAISIGLIFNVEARRYVH
- a CDS encoding fused response regulator/phosphatase, whose product is MKNNILTEKILIVDSNIDYAKFLQNFLKESGYLSYIALSYEEAINMSYDKIPDCILVDYMLPNAGACRLSQHIKNDNILKNITILFLTATNSKSEFLKAYECGADGFFLKSLDTDILLSKVKSYIRLKKVIESNIMYMNMLKQDIEYASKLQKSILSYGNTSIPKNDISIFHYAPNEVSGDYSGIKSINDGWYAILLADVSGHGVAASMLTILIKSFFDSHIVTNSHNTSPSNFIKELNQFFIEENFDKNLFASVFYATYNNETGELICSSAGSPRPLFKSKDEIQEIDIGGPLIGMTEDIEYTETKIQLNHNDILFIFTDGAYEIFDKDGKMFGDELLKNVFIKHSHKDVNVIKDSIIKELKSFSDNILSDDISMIILRRTN
- a CDS encoding acetate uptake transporter, coding for MNNEVKVTHTLADPSPYGLFGLAVITFVASTQKLGITTGVSGLIPWAIFLGCIPQFVAAIVDFKKDNVFGATVFGAFGVFWFAVAFIWLTSMGVFGEAMKNSLDMKQFGVVCIGYLFLVGALTFGAAEAHKVLFFIFLAVDVLLIAMALNYLGIAPKETQLIAGIAEFVTALIGFYGCAAGVLNKNLGRVVLPVGKPLGIFKK
- a CDS encoding periplasmic-type flagellar collar protein FlbB: MKLKIGILTIVNLIAFIALLYMFDIFGVVNYYTLMRNKIAPNVPGFLTKFTQKPRVEDMTLLAREDLNKMRESFNLREKDLQAQESLIASRAIELNTQSELIEQDRQNLLNAWSNYQATMDESSQYQLVLTDLANKINSMPPQNSVALLNQLAANGSDDLIIDVLLEMDSIAAAEGRNSTTSYLLSLMDPNVAARILEKYEARSNPGNNTVPSSPNDFPNYLPDEMNNDAMLNEGIMDMGA
- the thpR gene encoding RNA 2',3'-cyclic phosphodiesterase, which produces MRAFLALNLNQEIKNKYSNILRINENIAELKKVSKDKMHITLAFFDNIKEEQIELIKKEVINSSPTPFNINFENISYFTNKFKDINVIFVKAVSEELKNYVKSLRSNLYNIKNLKYDRKDFKSHITLARVKKVYDNEKLKENIEETEFTPLSFIADSITLYSSDFYNYTEIFTINF
- a CDS encoding flavin reductase family protein, with protein sequence MKKKIDVLDYASHILKEVKKGVLITTKSNEKVNSMSVSWGCLGIEWNKNIFIIFIRENRYTRKLLDENSEFTVNIPVDNIDRNIIKVCGTKSGLNADKIKELNLTLEDSNIVSVPGLKELPLTLECKVIYKQKQDDLQIPDSIKKSFYPQDVESSFYGSNKDYHIAYYGEIVDSYIIE